The proteins below are encoded in one region of Thermoanaerobaculia bacterium:
- a CDS encoding methylenetetrahydrofolate reductase, which translates to MKVIEHLERAKEPLISFEIIPPLRGGDVRNLMGLIEDLVPFRPPFIDITSHAAEVFYEETPAGIQRRVKRKRPGTMGVCALIQNKYGIDAVPHVLCRGFTREETEDFLIELRYLGIDNVLAVRGDDSGYQKPLREGRSANRFASDLVTQIDAMNHGRYL; encoded by the coding sequence TTGAAGGTCATCGAGCATCTCGAGCGCGCCAAAGAGCCGCTGATCAGCTTCGAGATCATTCCGCCGCTGCGCGGCGGCGACGTGCGGAACCTGATGGGCCTGATCGAGGACCTGGTGCCGTTCCGGCCGCCGTTCATCGACATCACCAGCCATGCGGCGGAGGTCTTCTACGAGGAGACGCCGGCGGGGATCCAGCGCCGGGTGAAGCGCAAGCGGCCCGGCACGATGGGCGTCTGCGCCCTGATCCAGAACAAGTACGGCATCGACGCCGTGCCGCACGTCCTCTGCCGCGGCTTCACCCGCGAGGAGACCGAGGACTTCCTCATCGAGCTCCGTTATCTCGGCATCGACAACGTCCTCGCGGTGCGCGGCGACGACAGCGGTTACCAGAAGCCGCTGCGCGAGGGCAGGAGCGCCAACCGCTTCGCCTCCGACCTGGTGACCCAGATCGACGCCATGAACCACGGACGCTACCT